In one Neobacillus sp. WH10 genomic region, the following are encoded:
- the floA gene encoding flotillin-like protein FloA (flotillin-like protein involved in membrane lipid rafts), translating to MDAVSGGTIFIIAVVVVGLILLGILLSFVPVMLWISALAAGVRISIFTLIGMRLRRVTPSRVVNPLIKAHKAGLNVTTNQLESHYLAGGNVDRVVNALIAAHRANIELSFERCAAIDLAGRDVLEAVQMSVNPKVIETPFIAGVAMNGIEVKAKARITVRANIERLVGGAGEETVVARVGEGVVSTIGSSDSHSKVLENPDLISQTVLSKGLDAGTAFEILSIDIADVDIGKNIGAELQTEQAEADKKIAQAKAEERRAMAVASEQEMKAKVVEMRAKVVEAEAEVPLAMAEALKSGNFGVMDYMNFKNISADTDMRGSIGKMTGEKKEDQ from the coding sequence ATGGATGCAGTATCTGGCGGAACTATTTTTATCATAGCTGTAGTTGTTGTTGGTTTAATCTTGTTAGGGATTTTATTATCGTTTGTACCGGTCATGCTCTGGATTTCGGCACTTGCTGCTGGAGTCCGTATTAGTATTTTTACATTAATTGGAATGAGGCTTAGGAGGGTAACACCAAGCAGGGTGGTTAATCCGTTAATTAAAGCACATAAGGCAGGTTTAAATGTTACTACCAATCAGCTTGAAAGCCATTACCTTGCCGGCGGGAATGTGGACAGAGTTGTTAATGCCTTAATTGCCGCCCACCGTGCCAATATTGAACTATCATTTGAACGCTGTGCGGCTATTGATCTCGCAGGACGTGATGTTTTAGAAGCGGTGCAAATGAGTGTTAATCCAAAAGTAATTGAAACACCATTTATCGCTGGTGTTGCGATGAACGGTATTGAAGTAAAAGCAAAAGCAAGAATCACTGTTCGTGCCAATATTGAACGCCTTGTCGGTGGTGCCGGTGAAGAAACCGTTGTTGCCCGTGTTGGTGAGGGGGTTGTATCAACAATTGGTTCGTCGGATAGCCATAGTAAGGTTCTCGAGAATCCGGATTTAATTTCACAAACAGTATTGTCAAAAGGACTTGATGCAGGTACAGCCTTTGAAATCCTATCGATTGATATTGCTGATGTGGATATCGGTAAAAACATTGGTGCAGAATTGCAAACAGAACAAGCAGAAGCCGATAAGAAAATTGCTCAGGCAAAAGCAGAAGAACGTCGGGCGATGGCAGTCGCTTCCGAACAAGAGATGAAGGCGAAAGTAGTGGAAATGAGGGCCAAGGTAGTGGAAGCAGAAGCAGAAGTACCACTTGCGATGGCTGAAGCGCTTAAATCAGGTAATTTCGGTGTAATGGACTATATGAACTTTAAAAACATTTCCGCTGATACTGATATGAGAGGTTCTATCGGGAAAATGACAGGTGAGAAGAAGGAAGACCAGTAA
- a CDS encoding 16S rRNA (uracil(1498)-N(3))-methyltransferase, translating into MQRYFVNKQANDDRFFIVEEDRHHIVKVMRMQIGDQIICVDPEGKQAVCRLAEITDESVVVDVVQWKDEVTELPISITIASGLPKGDKLEWIIQKGTELGAHQFLPFAANRSVVKWDEKKAAKKIERWQKIAKEAAEQSHRAFMPEIVSPMSFKEMLAKSKDFNYKLAAFEEESRNGETSVFSSTLKKIIKGESLLLVFGPEGGLANEEVQLLKEHGFGLCGLGPRILRTETAPLYALAAISYHFELLR; encoded by the coding sequence GTGCAACGCTACTTTGTGAACAAACAAGCGAATGATGATCGTTTTTTCATTGTTGAAGAAGACCGCCATCATATTGTGAAGGTTATGCGCATGCAAATCGGCGATCAAATCATTTGTGTAGATCCGGAAGGAAAACAAGCAGTATGCAGGCTTGCAGAAATTACCGATGAAAGTGTCGTTGTAGACGTTGTACAATGGAAAGATGAGGTTACAGAACTTCCGATTTCAATTACGATAGCAAGCGGGCTGCCAAAAGGGGACAAGCTAGAATGGATTATCCAAAAGGGTACGGAACTAGGTGCACATCAGTTTCTACCATTTGCAGCAAACCGCTCTGTCGTTAAATGGGATGAAAAAAAAGCAGCAAAGAAAATAGAAAGATGGCAAAAAATTGCGAAAGAAGCTGCAGAACAATCCCATCGTGCATTTATGCCTGAAATTGTAAGTCCGATGAGCTTTAAAGAAATGCTTGCCAAAAGCAAGGATTTTAATTATAAATTAGCAGCCTTTGAGGAAGAAAGCAGAAATGGTGAGACATCTGTTTTTTCATCGACTCTCAAAAAAATAATCAAAGGTGAATCATTACTTTTGGTTTTTGGGCCAGAAGGCGGATTAGCGAATGAAGAGGTTCAGCTTTTAAAGGAACATGGGTTTGGCTTATGCGGGTTAGGCCCGCGAATATTAAGAACGGAAACGGCCCCATTGTATGCACTTGCGGCCATTTCTTATCATTTTGAACTATTGAGGTGA
- the yqfD gene encoding sporulation protein YqfD — protein MKNQWIEFLYGRVTVKVLGKGIERFLNVLTRNGLHIWNVKRHGTETITFKMRVQDALKIRPYARKSKCKISFLRRSGAPFLLRRLLKNSGVMLGAAAFLFIIFFLSNVIWGIEIKGAKPATEYQIRKELDKMGVKIGKVQFFVDNVEGIQRRLTDNISALTWVGVELKGTTYHLQVVEKNEPKKPEKLAPQNLIAKKKAIIVKRFVETGQPVVDINDHVEEGQLLVSGVYGQEGGPSELVAAKGEIWGETWYKSRVKLPLVTNFKVFTGKEEEKHSLSLWNVEIPIWGFGKPTFKKYETEKNIHKIHFLKWELPISYINKTIREREDFQRTYSEKEAEKNALELAKNDIKSELDEDAMIIDEKILHKQYKNGKVILDIHFKIIENIAVGQPISKETPE, from the coding sequence ATGAAGAACCAGTGGATCGAATTTCTATATGGCAGAGTTACCGTGAAAGTATTAGGAAAGGGGATTGAACGCTTTTTAAATGTGTTAACAAGAAATGGCCTACATATATGGAACGTAAAAAGGCATGGCACAGAGACAATAACATTTAAAATGAGAGTTCAGGATGCCTTGAAAATTAGACCGTATGCACGAAAAAGTAAGTGTAAGATTTCCTTTTTAAGACGAAGCGGGGCGCCATTTTTGCTACGAAGATTGTTGAAAAATAGCGGCGTTATGTTGGGAGCTGCCGCCTTTTTATTCATCATCTTTTTCTTATCGAATGTAATTTGGGGTATTGAAATAAAAGGGGCAAAGCCGGCAACCGAATATCAAATTCGCAAAGAATTGGACAAGATGGGTGTTAAAATTGGCAAGGTACAATTTTTTGTCGACAATGTGGAAGGTATTCAGAGACGATTAACTGATAATATTAGTGCCTTGACATGGGTTGGTGTGGAATTAAAGGGGACAACCTATCATTTGCAGGTTGTCGAAAAGAATGAGCCGAAAAAACCGGAGAAATTAGCGCCACAAAATCTTATTGCCAAAAAGAAGGCTATTATTGTTAAAAGGTTTGTGGAAACAGGACAACCGGTCGTTGATATTAATGACCATGTAGAAGAAGGCCAATTACTCGTTTCAGGAGTATACGGGCAAGAAGGTGGTCCTTCCGAATTGGTAGCTGCTAAAGGTGAGATATGGGGGGAAACCTGGTATAAAAGCCGTGTTAAGCTCCCTTTAGTAACCAACTTTAAAGTATTTACTGGCAAAGAAGAGGAAAAACATTCACTATCACTGTGGAATGTAGAAATACCTATTTGGGGGTTTGGAAAACCAACATTCAAGAAATATGAAACCGAAAAAAATATTCATAAAATTCATTTTCTGAAATGGGAGCTACCAATTTCCTATATTAATAAAACAATTCGTGAACGTGAGGATTTCCAGCGTACCTATTCGGAAAAAGAGGCAGAAAAAAATGCGCTGGAGCTGGCGAAAAATGATATAAAAAGTGAGTTAGATGAAGATGCTATGATCATAGACGAAAAAATTTTACACAAACAGTATAAAAATGGTAAGGTTATATTAGATATTCATTTTAAGATTATTGAAAACATTGCAGTCGGACAACCGATTTCCAAGGAGACTCCTGAATGA
- a CDS encoding Na/Pi symporter, which yields MLYILLFVLCILLFIFGMTIIRFGLFNLSANKLKTWLIKLTSTPLKGMITGTFITALLQSSSAVMVITIGLISARIMTFPQSIGIILGTNIGTTFKTELITFDLDAILVPLAISGAFLILFNNKKARSIGMLLFGIASVFTAMKGFELLAHPLTTMGFINKFILSINDNLILSLLAGTVITAIIQSSTAMTGIAMGFLTAGLLQLDAGIAIVLGANIGTCITAIIAAIGGGKESKLAAFAHVWLNVFGVLLFIPLIPMLTENAPLLASRKDVQLAHISVIFNVATSLLVLPFATKFGEMILYLHDRRPKRPVS from the coding sequence ATGCTGTACATATTATTATTTGTACTTTGTATCTTATTATTTATTTTTGGAATGACCATTATTAGGTTTGGATTATTTAATTTATCTGCAAATAAATTAAAAACATGGTTGATTAAACTAACAAGCACGCCATTAAAAGGGATGATTACAGGGACGTTCATTACAGCCCTCCTACAAAGCAGCTCAGCTGTTATGGTCATTACAATTGGATTAATATCAGCTAGAATTATGACCTTTCCACAGTCTATTGGTATTATTCTCGGCACCAATATCGGAACAACCTTTAAAACTGAACTGATTACGTTTGATCTAGATGCTATCCTTGTTCCCCTTGCTATAAGTGGGGCATTTCTCATTTTATTTAATAATAAAAAAGCAAGAAGTATCGGAATGCTCCTGTTTGGAATTGCCTCAGTTTTTACAGCTATGAAGGGTTTCGAATTATTAGCACACCCATTAACAACAATGGGTTTTATCAATAAATTTATTTTATCTATTAATGACAATCTTATCTTAAGCCTTTTAGCAGGCACTGTTATCACAGCGATTATCCAATCCAGTACTGCAATGACAGGAATTGCGATGGGATTTTTAACAGCCGGGCTTTTGCAACTCGATGCCGGCATTGCTATTGTGCTTGGAGCTAATATCGGTACATGCATTACTGCAATTATCGCAGCAATCGGTGGAGGAAAAGAATCTAAACTAGCCGCATTTGCTCATGTCTGGCTCAATGTATTTGGTGTTTTGCTGTTTATCCCGCTAATTCCGATGCTTACGGAAAACGCACCATTACTTGCCAGTAGAAAGGACGTTCAATTAGCACATATAAGTGTAATATTTAACGTGGCAACCTCATTACTTGTCTTACCATTTGCAACAAAGTTTGGTGAAATGATTTTATATTTACATGATCGACGGCCTAAACGGCCAGTATCGTGA
- the deoC gene encoding deoxyribose-phosphate aldolase, translating to MTTTNVAAMIDHTLLKPEATREQIESLCKEAKENGFFSVCVNPTWVSTSKEILAGSAVKVCTVIGFPLGATTSETKSFETKNAIENGADEVDMVINIGALKDKNDDFVENDILAVVEVAKGRALTKVIIETSLLTKEEKIRACELSVKAGADYVKTSTGFSTGGATVEDIVLMRQTVGPEIGVKASGGVRSTADAQKMIEAGATRIGASSSVAIINGLNVISDY from the coding sequence ATGACAACTACAAATGTTGCTGCGATGATTGACCACACCCTACTAAAGCCTGAAGCAACAAGGGAACAGATTGAATCCTTGTGTAAGGAAGCAAAGGAAAATGGGTTCTTTTCTGTTTGCGTGAATCCAACTTGGGTAAGTACTTCAAAGGAAATTTTAGCAGGCAGTGCTGTAAAGGTGTGTACTGTTATAGGTTTTCCTTTAGGAGCCACAACATCAGAAACAAAGTCGTTTGAAACAAAGAATGCAATAGAAAATGGTGCCGATGAAGTGGATATGGTCATCAATATTGGTGCATTGAAGGATAAAAATGATGACTTTGTTGAAAATGATATACTTGCCGTTGTTGAAGTGGCGAAGGGCAGGGCACTTACGAAAGTAATTATTGAAACAAGTCTGTTAACGAAGGAAGAGAAAATCCGTGCCTGTGAGCTTTCAGTAAAAGCTGGTGCAGATTATGTTAAAACATCTACAGGTTTTTCAACAGGCGGAGCTACTGTTGAAGATATTGTCCTCATGAGACAAACAGTAGGGCCGGAGATTGGAGTCAAAGCCTCTGGGGGAGTCCGAAGTACAGCGGATGCCCAAAAAATGATTGAGGCCGGTGCAACAAGGATTGGGGCAAGTTCAAGTGTTGCGATCATAAATGGGCTTAATGTAATCTCAGATTATTAA
- a CDS encoding GatB/YqeY domain-containing protein has product MSLLERLNNDMKQAMKNKEKDKLSVIRMVKASLQNEAIKLGTKELSEDEELTILSREVKQRKDSLHEFDKAGRQDLVDKLHTELSIVGLYLPKQLSEEELSEIVKETIAEVGAKSKAEMGKVMAAIMPKVKGKADGSLVNKFVQQHLS; this is encoded by the coding sequence ATGAGTCTTCTCGAGCGTTTAAATAATGATATGAAACAAGCGATGAAAAACAAGGAAAAAGACAAACTCTCGGTCATTCGGATGGTCAAAGCTTCATTGCAGAATGAAGCCATCAAGCTTGGAACAAAAGAGCTTTCCGAGGATGAAGAGTTAACAATCCTTTCTCGCGAAGTAAAGCAACGCAAAGACTCCCTCCATGAATTTGATAAGGCTGGTCGTCAAGATCTAGTTGATAAATTGCATACCGAGCTCTCCATTGTTGGGTTGTATTTACCGAAACAGCTTTCAGAAGAAGAGCTGTCAGAAATCGTTAAAGAAACGATTGCTGAAGTTGGTGCAAAATCAAAAGCGGAAATGGGAAAAGTGATGGCTGCGATTATGCCTAAAGTAAAGGGTAAAGCAGATGGGTCACTCGTAAATAAATTTGTACAACAACACCTTTCATAG
- the prmA gene encoding 50S ribosomal protein L11 methyltransferase produces the protein MKWSEISIHTTNEAIEPISHILHEAGASGVVIEDPFELTKKREDQFGEIYQLNPDDYPEEGVIVKAYLPVNSFLGETVEAIKESINNLIIYDIDLGLNKVTISEVNEEEWATAWKKYYNPVKISEKFTIVPTWEMYEPVNSDELIIELDPGMAFGTGTHPTTVMCIQALERTVRPGDRVIDVGTGSGVLSIAAAMLGAEDVSAYDLDEVAVTSAKLNIKLNKVSKIVSISQNNLLDGVEEDSADVVVANILAEVILRFTDDVASVVKPGGVFIASGIIQQKKDQVKDAIVAAGFEISETMLMEDWVAIIAKRI, from the coding sequence ATGAAGTGGTCAGAAATTAGTATCCACACAACAAATGAGGCGATCGAACCTATTTCACATATATTGCATGAAGCTGGGGCGAGCGGTGTAGTCATTGAAGATCCCTTTGAATTGACAAAGAAAAGGGAAGATCAATTCGGCGAAATCTACCAACTCAATCCAGATGATTATCCGGAGGAAGGCGTTATTGTTAAAGCCTATCTGCCTGTTAACAGTTTCTTAGGAGAAACCGTTGAAGCTATTAAGGAATCAATCAATAACCTCATTATTTATGATATTGATTTGGGTTTAAATAAAGTAACGATTAGCGAAGTAAACGAAGAAGAGTGGGCAACCGCTTGGAAAAAATATTATAACCCTGTTAAAATTTCTGAAAAGTTCACGATTGTCCCTACTTGGGAGATGTATGAACCTGTCAACAGTGATGAATTAATTATTGAATTAGACCCTGGTATGGCGTTTGGTACGGGGACACATCCAACAACTGTCATGTGTATCCAAGCCCTTGAAAGAACTGTTCGTCCTGGTGACCGAGTGATTGATGTTGGAACTGGCTCTGGGGTACTCAGCATTGCTGCAGCTATGCTTGGTGCAGAGGATGTTAGTGCCTATGATCTTGATGAAGTGGCTGTAACATCAGCAAAATTGAATATCAAGTTAAATAAGGTAAGTAAAATAGTATCCATTTCCCAAAATAACCTCCTGGATGGGGTAGAAGAAGATTCAGCCGATGTGGTTGTAGCGAATATTTTAGCGGAAGTTATTTTACGATTCACTGATGATGTTGCCAGTGTAGTTAAACCGGGTGGGGTGTTTATTGCATCTGGAATTATTCAGCAGAAAAAGGACCAGGTGAAAGATGCCATTGTTGCAGCAGGATTTGAAATTTCAGAAACGATGCTGATGGAAGATTGGGTTGCCATTATTGCTAAAAGGATATAA
- a CDS encoding NfeD family protein, with the protein MIEFITDPIVVTVLLTIAGVGIVLELFSTKFGIAGFIGVFALIVFFYGHFQAGLAGYGTLTLFVVGILLIFLEFFLPGAVAGTLGVTALILSLFIAGEDAMQIGVSIFIAIMISILVFFMMIKIFGRKLVLFNKMVLFDSARKEDGYVSNINRTDLMGKVGTALTILRPAGTIIIHNERIDVVSEGDFIEQNAKVKVIKVEGARIVVREVK; encoded by the coding sequence ATGATTGAATTTATTACTGATCCAATTGTTGTAACCGTTCTCTTGACAATTGCGGGAGTTGGGATTGTATTGGAGCTTTTTTCAACGAAATTTGGGATAGCAGGATTCATTGGTGTATTTGCGCTTATTGTGTTCTTTTATGGGCATTTTCAAGCCGGGCTTGCAGGATATGGGACATTAACATTATTTGTCGTAGGAATCCTGCTTATCTTCCTGGAGTTCTTTCTGCCGGGGGCGGTTGCGGGAACGCTTGGTGTTACTGCCTTAATTTTAAGCCTTTTTATAGCAGGCGAGGATGCAATGCAAATAGGGGTTTCAATCTTTATTGCAATCATGATATCTATTCTTGTTTTCTTTATGATGATTAAGATCTTCGGTAGAAAGCTTGTTCTATTTAATAAAATGGTTTTATTTGATTCAGCCAGAAAAGAAGATGGCTATGTTTCGAATATTAACCGAACAGATCTTATGGGCAAGGTAGGAACCGCATTAACCATTTTACGACCGGCTGGAACAATTATTATTCATAATGAACGAATCGATGTCGTGAGTGAAGGGGACTTTATTGAGCAGAATGCCAAAGTGAAAGTAATTAAGGTTGAAGGTGCCCGCATCGTTGTTAGAGAAGTTAAATAA
- the yqfC gene encoding sporulation protein YqfC, which yields MAKKWGQRVRNWMANKMDLPQDVMMDLPRITMIGQIHVYIENHRGLLAFTDKELRLLLKQGQLLIKGKTFVIKTILPEEILLEGKIDQVIYLTDNSGGTK from the coding sequence ATGGCAAAAAAATGGGGCCAACGAGTTCGAAACTGGATGGCTAATAAAATGGATCTTCCTCAAGATGTCATGATGGATTTGCCCCGAATTACCATGATTGGACAAATCCATGTATATATAGAAAATCACCGCGGCTTGCTGGCATTTACTGATAAAGAACTCCGTTTGCTGTTAAAGCAAGGTCAATTATTAATTAAAGGCAAGACATTTGTGATTAAAACGATTTTACCTGAAGAAATATTACTCGAAGGAAAAATTGATCAGGTCATTTATTTAACTGATAATTCGGGAGGAACAAAATGA
- the mtaB gene encoding tRNA (N(6)-L-threonylcarbamoyladenosine(37)-C(2))-methylthiotransferase MtaB encodes MATVAFHTLGCKVNHYETEAIWQLFKQEGYERVDFESNSDVYIINTCTVTNTGDKKSRQVIRRAVRKNPDAVICVTGCYAQTSPAEIMAIPGVDIVVGTQDRVKMLDYIEQYKAERQPINGVGNIMKNRVYEELDVPSFTDRTRASLKIQEGCNNFCTFCIIPWARGLMRSRDPKEVIHQAQQLVDAGYKEIVLTGIHTGGYGEDMKDYNLAMLLRDLEANVKGLERLRISSIEASQITDEVIEVINRSNIVVRHLHIPIQSGSNSVLKRMRRKYTMEFFGERLDRLKEVLPGLAVTSDVIVGFPGETEEEFMETYNFIKDHKFSELHVFPYSKRTGTPAARMEDQVDEEVKNERVHRLISLSDQLAKEYASLFEGEVLEVIPEEEYKEDANSGKYVGYTDNYLKVVFPATEDLVGKIVKVKITKAGYPYNEGQFVRVVDNTELVKEEVFTKEEAAI; translated from the coding sequence ATGGCAACAGTAGCGTTTCATACACTTGGATGTAAGGTGAACCATTATGAAACAGAAGCCATCTGGCAGTTGTTTAAACAGGAAGGCTACGAACGGGTTGATTTTGAATCGAATTCCGATGTATATATTATCAATACATGTACGGTTACGAATACTGGGGATAAAAAAAGCCGTCAGGTGATCCGACGGGCTGTCAGGAAAAATCCTGATGCCGTTATTTGTGTCACTGGATGTTATGCGCAAACATCGCCTGCAGAAATAATGGCCATTCCTGGTGTTGATATTGTAGTTGGAACGCAGGATCGTGTAAAAATGCTCGACTACATTGAACAATATAAAGCGGAACGCCAGCCGATAAATGGTGTGGGGAATATCATGAAGAACCGCGTTTATGAAGAACTTGATGTCCCTTCCTTTACGGATAGAACACGTGCCTCTTTAAAAATCCAAGAGGGGTGCAATAATTTCTGTACCTTCTGTATTATTCCATGGGCCCGCGGACTTATGAGATCTCGTGATCCAAAAGAAGTTATCCATCAAGCACAGCAGCTAGTAGATGCGGGATACAAGGAAATCGTGTTAACTGGTATTCATACTGGCGGTTATGGAGAAGACATGAAGGATTATAATTTAGCGATGCTCCTTCGAGATTTAGAAGCAAATGTAAAAGGTTTGGAGCGCTTGCGCATTTCCTCCATTGAAGCCAGCCAAATAACTGATGAAGTGATTGAGGTTATTAACCGCTCCAATATCGTTGTCCGTCATCTGCATATTCCAATCCAATCCGGTTCTAATTCGGTTCTTAAAAGAATGCGCCGCAAATATACGATGGAATTCTTTGGAGAAAGACTTGATCGCCTAAAAGAAGTACTTCCAGGTCTTGCTGTTACTTCTGATGTAATTGTTGGATTCCCGGGGGAAACAGAAGAAGAGTTTATGGAAACGTATAATTTTATTAAAGACCATAAATTCTCTGAGCTTCATGTCTTCCCATATTCTAAGCGTACTGGTACACCTGCAGCAAGGATGGAAGATCAAGTAGATGAAGAAGTGAAAAATGAACGTGTTCATCGCTTAATTTCCCTATCTGATCAGCTTGCAAAAGAATACGCATCACTGTTTGAAGGGGAAGTATTAGAAGTGATTCCTGAAGAGGAATACAAAGAAGATGCCAATTCTGGAAAATATGTTGGCTACACAGATAATTACTTGAAAGTTGTATTCCCAGCAACAGAAGATTTGGTTGGCAAAATTGTTAAAGTGAAAATTACAAAAGCAGGCTACCCGTACAATGAAGGCCAATTTGTAAGAGTTGTTGACAATACGGAGTTAGTTAAGGAAGAAGTTTTTACTAAAGAAGAAGCTGCTATATAA
- a CDS encoding PhoH family protein, whose translation MTEKLTTINVQLENPAEAVNLLGNSDQNLKMIEQELGVSIITRGESLSLSGDEDKVSMAGQILDRLIFVIRKGINIGQRDVLYAIKMAQKGTLDYFVNLYDEEIGKNVKGKTIRIKTLGQRQYVTAIKKNDLVFGIGPAGTGKTYLAVVMAVNALRNGQVNKIILTRPAVEAGESLGFLPGDLKEKVDPYLRPLYDALHDVLGAEHTQRLIERGTIEIAPLAYMRGRTLEDAFVILDEAQNTTDKQMKMFLTRLGFGSKMVITGDQTQIDLPRGAKSGLIAAEGILQNISGISFIFLEQSDVVRHPLVGRIIEAYEKKAIQH comes from the coding sequence ATGACAGAGAAATTAACAACGATTAATGTACAGCTTGAAAATCCGGCAGAGGCCGTTAACCTGCTGGGAAATTCTGATCAAAATTTAAAAATGATTGAGCAAGAGCTTGGTGTTTCCATTATCACAAGAGGTGAATCTCTCAGCTTGTCAGGTGATGAAGATAAGGTCAGTATGGCTGGACAAATACTAGACCGATTAATATTTGTGATTCGTAAAGGAATAAACATTGGCCAAAGAGATGTCCTATATGCCATCAAAATGGCGCAAAAAGGAACGCTTGATTATTTTGTGAATTTGTACGACGAAGAAATCGGCAAAAACGTAAAAGGAAAAACAATTCGGATTAAAACTCTCGGACAAAGGCAATATGTGACGGCCATTAAAAAAAATGACCTCGTATTTGGAATTGGGCCTGCAGGAACAGGTAAAACCTATCTCGCTGTAGTTATGGCCGTGAATGCCCTTAGAAACGGACAGGTAAATAAAATTATTTTAACCAGGCCTGCTGTCGAGGCAGGCGAGAGTCTTGGATTCCTCCCAGGAGATTTAAAAGAAAAGGTAGATCCATATTTAAGACCCTTGTACGATGCATTACATGATGTTCTAGGGGCAGAGCATACTCAAAGGTTAATTGAACGCGGGACAATTGAAATTGCTCCTCTAGCCTATATGAGAGGCCGCACATTGGAAGATGCTTTTGTTATTTTAGATGAGGCGCAGAACACTACCGATAAGCAAATGAAAATGTTTTTGACAAGACTCGGCTTTGGCTCGAAAATGGTGATTACAGGTGATCAAACTCAAATTGATTTGCCAAGAGGTGCAAAATCCGGTCTTATTGCGGCAGAAGGAATTTTGCAAAATATAAGCGGCATTTCGTTTATCTTTTTAGAACAAAGTGATGTTGTCCGTCACCCACTTGTCGGCAGAATTATCGAAGCCTATGAGAAAAAAGCCATTCAGCACTAA
- the rpsU gene encoding 30S ribosomal protein S21, producing the protein MSKTVVRKNESLEDALRRFKRTVSKTGTLQEARKREFYEKPSVKRKKKSEAARKRKF; encoded by the coding sequence ATGTCTAAAACCGTCGTTCGTAAAAACGAATCGCTTGAAGATGCTCTTCGTCGCTTCAAACGTACAGTATCAAAAACTGGTACTTTGCAAGAGGCAAGAAAGCGCGAATTTTATGAAAAACCAAGTGTAAAACGTAAGAAAAAGTCTGAAGCAGCAAGAAAACGTAAGTTTTAA